The sequence CTATACAACAATGGCTTTGCTGGAGGTATAGTAGCAGGTGTTTTGACTCCAATAATGGATGCCTTCACTAAAGACTAATTATCATATATAATATAGTATAAAATAAAAGGAGGATGTTTCCTAAATGAAACACGAGATTAAAAAAGTTTCTAAAATTTTAGACGAACTTACTACTTTTTTCTTTACTAAAGGTGCCAAAAATATAGACGTCTCCATCAGCGATCAAGATGAATACTTCAAAATATCTTGTAAAGTTGATAATATAGACTGCTCTGATTTTAGAGTGAAAAAAATATCTGAGTTATTAAATCAACCTCGTCAGCCCGAAATGGAAGCATACTATTGGGAGCTTACTGGTGAATGTGATACAGATACAGAGCTAAGCCTTGTGGGAATGATGGTAGATAAGGCAGAAATAAGCTTCAAAGGTGTCTCGCTTTCGATAGTATTATATAGATATAAGTAGAGTTAGTTAGTAGGTATTAACCATTAACTACTAACTTTTCTCGTTAACTGTGATGGAATAATATATTCCATCTTTTTTTATTTTTTGTATCATCACAATAAAACTTTTATCTCATAGTATATTACTATAAAGAAATATACTTTGGGAGGAATCTAATATGAATGATTATTATAGTCAACGACAACATTATTATGAGCCAAATATGAGACCAAAATATAAATTGGCCCATGCCTATGTGCCATATCAAGTCTTAAATAGAATCTATACACCTAGAGAGGCTCTATGCAGAGGGACTCTCTTTCCTGAATTATTTATGCCCTATAAAAAAAGCAGAAAGGATTGTTAGGAGGTAATATATATGAGGAGAGAACAGTTAGATTTATTAGTAAAATTGATGGAAATAGAGTTCTGTCTCCTTGAGACAGCTCTATATTTAGATACTCATCCAACAGATGAGAGGGCCCTTAGACTTCATAACGACTTTTCAAAACGATGTAAAGAAATAGAAGATATGTATACTTCTAAGTATGGCCCCATAAGAAATTCACAAATGAGTGATTGCCCTTGGCAATATATTAAGAGTCCTTGGCCTTGGGAAATAGACTATTGTGGATGTAATTAAGGAGGTTAAATTATGTGGATATACGAGAAAAAGATACAATACCCAATAAGGGTAGATTCATGTAACCCTACCCTAGCAGCTATGATTTTAGAACAATTTGGTGGAGCTGATGGTGAACTATCTGCTGGTATAAGATACCTCACCCAAAGATGGTCTATGCCCACTGATCAAGCAAAAGGAATCCTTACAGATATAGGTACAGAGGAACTAGCCCACTGGGAAATGATTGGTACTATAGTTTGGAAACTTATAAAAGATGCCCCCATAGAAAAAATCAAAGGCACTCCCTTTGAAGCCCATTATGCAAATCATGGAAAAAGTCCGTTCCCCCATGATGCAGCTGGAGTTCCATGGACTGCTACCTTTATTCAATCAAAGGATGACCCCATAGCAGATATTCATGATAATATGGCAGCAGAACAAAAGGCTAGAGCAACCTATGAACACCTTATAAATCTAAGTGACGACCCTGGAGTGATTGACTCATTAAGATTCTTAAGAGAAAGAGAAGTTGTACACTATCAAAGATTCGGCGAGACTCTAAGGATAGTGGAAGAATATAAAGATAGTAAGAGATATTATTAGTTAGTAGTTCGTAGCTAGTAGTTCGTAGTCGATGGTGGAAATCCTATGGATTTCATCATTAAACTAATAACTACTAGCTACTTACTAATAACTTTACTGTATATTTTTCAATAATCTAAAATTCCCTTTTCTAGCATACCCTTTACTTGTTCCACATCTTTATCCCCTCTACCAGACAGATTGATTATAATTATATCA comes from Clostridiisalibacter paucivorans DSM 22131 and encodes:
- a CDS encoding manganese catalase family protein yields the protein MWIYEKKIQYPIRVDSCNPTLAAMILEQFGGADGELSAGIRYLTQRWSMPTDQAKGILTDIGTEELAHWEMIGTIVWKLIKDAPIEKIKGTPFEAHYANHGKSPFPHDAAGVPWTATFIQSKDDPIADIHDNMAAEQKARATYEHLINLSDDPGVIDSLRFLREREVVHYQRFGETLRIVEEYKDSKRYY
- a CDS encoding spore coat protein CotJB translates to MRREQLDLLVKLMEIEFCLLETALYLDTHPTDERALRLHNDFSKRCKEIEDMYTSKYGPIRNSQMSDCPWQYIKSPWPWEIDYCGCN
- a CDS encoding spore coat associated protein CotJA, which encodes MNDYYSQRQHYYEPNMRPKYKLAHAYVPYQVLNRIYTPREALCRGTLFPELFMPYKKSRKDC